A genome region from Hydrogenoanaerobacterium saccharovorans includes the following:
- the plsX gene encoding phosphate acyltransferase PlsX, with the protein MKVILDAFGGDNAPVETIKGAAMAVQEYGVTVLLTGDEEIIKRVAKEQGVTLSGIEIVHAPTVIPVCAESTSITKEYADSSLAVGLKLLVEGKGDAFVTAGSSGALVVGATLIVKRIKGIKRAGFAPVIPCVGGNGKYMLMDSGANIDCRPEMLMQFGIMGSAYMNKIMGISNPKIGLINVGVEESKGGELQLGAYELLKKAPVNFTGNVEPRELPFGACDVAVCDGFSGNIVLKLTEGVAKAFTTQIKGIFMQNFKTKLAALAVKNGMKNFKKQMDYTEHGGAALLGIAKPTIKAHGSSNAKAFKNAIRQAASFAQLDVIGEIEKGLQEIKNSAQETVK; encoded by the coding sequence ATGAAAGTAATTTTAGATGCATTCGGCGGTGATAACGCGCCTGTTGAAACCATAAAAGGCGCAGCCATGGCAGTTCAGGAATATGGTGTTACTGTACTGCTCACCGGCGACGAAGAAATTATCAAACGCGTTGCAAAAGAGCAGGGTGTTACACTTAGCGGCATTGAAATTGTACATGCACCAACTGTAATCCCTGTTTGTGCCGAGTCAACCTCTATCACGAAAGAATACGCCGACAGCTCACTTGCAGTTGGCTTAAAACTGCTTGTAGAGGGTAAAGGCGATGCATTTGTTACCGCAGGCAGCAGCGGTGCTTTGGTGGTTGGCGCTACATTGATTGTCAAACGCATCAAAGGTATCAAGCGCGCCGGTTTCGCACCGGTTATCCCTTGTGTAGGCGGCAACGGCAAATATATGCTGATGGATTCCGGCGCAAACATCGACTGCCGCCCCGAAATGCTGATGCAATTTGGTATTATGGGCTCGGCGTATATGAATAAGATTATGGGGATTTCAAATCCTAAAATAGGGCTTATCAATGTTGGTGTTGAAGAGAGTAAAGGGGGCGAGCTGCAATTAGGTGCATATGAACTGCTGAAAAAAGCCCCTGTCAACTTTACAGGCAATGTCGAACCTCGTGAGTTGCCGTTTGGCGCGTGCGATGTTGCTGTGTGCGATGGCTTTTCGGGCAATATCGTATTAAAATTGACCGAGGGCGTTGCAAAAGCATTTACCACCCAAATCAAGGGCATTTTTATGCAAAACTTTAAAACAAAACTGGCTGCGCTTGCAGTCAAAAACGGTATGAAGAATTTTAAAAAGCAGATGGATTATACCGAGCACGGCGGCGCTGCGCTGCTTGGTATTGCAAAGCCTACAATCAAGGCACATGGCAGCTCCAATGCAAAGGCGTTTAAGAATGCCATACGGCAAGCGGCAAGTTTTGCTCAGCTTGATGTTATCGGCGAGATTGAAAAAGGCTTGCAGGAGATAAAAAACAGCGCGCAGGAGACAGTAAAATGA
- the rnc gene encoding ribonuclease III — translation MNQLEEKLNYRFQNKKFLEIALTHSSYANETKRDMECNERQEFLGDAVLSIIVSDYLFKQYSHLPEGELTKIRASLVCEKSLCQFAREINLGKYLMLGKGEEITGGRERPSILADAFEAVIAAIYLDGGMEAARDYVLHFVANVIENHRSPSFKDYKTILQEIIQQNPEEKITYVLVDENGPDHNKEFMVEVHLNSNVIGTGRGRSKKGAEQMAAKEALELMGE, via the coding sequence ATGAATCAACTGGAAGAAAAATTGAATTATCGGTTTCAAAATAAAAAGTTCCTAGAAATTGCACTTACGCATTCGTCTTATGCAAATGAGACAAAACGAGATATGGAGTGTAACGAAAGGCAAGAGTTTTTGGGTGACGCTGTTCTATCCATCATCGTATCCGACTATCTTTTTAAACAGTATTCGCATTTGCCCGAGGGCGAGCTTACTAAAATAAGGGCATCATTGGTATGCGAAAAATCACTGTGCCAGTTCGCGAGAGAAATCAACCTCGGTAAATATTTGATGCTCGGTAAAGGTGAGGAGATTACCGGTGGCAGAGAACGCCCATCTATTTTGGCAGATGCATTTGAAGCGGTGATTGCTGCAATTTACTTGGATGGCGGTATGGAGGCAGCAAGAGATTATGTGCTGCATTTTGTAGCCAATGTCATTGAAAACCACCGTAGCCCTTCATTTAAAGATTACAAAACAATTCTGCAAGAAATTATACAGCAAAACCCAGAGGAAAAAATCACATACGTATTGGTAGATGAAAACGGTCCGGACCACAACAAAGAGTTTATGGTAGAGGTTCATCTTAACAGTAACGTCATTGGTACGGGCAGAGGGCGTTCTAAAAAAGGAGCAGAACAAATGGCAGCAAAAGAAGCACTCGAGCTGATGGGCGAATGA
- a CDS encoding elongator complex protein 3 gives MKHANISIFVPHVGCPNQCSFCNQRSISGVQTVPDAAFVTKTCKDALKNLGEHSAEAEIAFFGGSFTAINRELMVSLLEAAFAYVQNGSFKGIRVSTRPDAINDEILSLLRRYGVTAIELGAQSMDDEVLRKNLRGHTAQDVINASHLIQQHDFELGLQMMVGLYGDTPETALQTAKKLIALRPQTVRIYPTVVIKHTMLAELYEQGAYTPISVQEAVQISAKLLELFESSGIRVIRLGLHASDLLEHDLLAGGYHPAMRELCEAELFAKSIFTVIKQHNIPQGDICIKIPKGCISKAIGQHKSNLKALLNCGYRAKFIEDGTLTGYNCIIQQQSKEVEHCI, from the coding sequence ATGAAGCACGCTAACATATCCATCTTTGTACCTCACGTTGGCTGCCCTAACCAATGTAGTTTTTGCAATCAGCGCAGTATTTCCGGCGTCCAAACCGTGCCCGATGCCGCATTTGTCACCAAGACTTGCAAGGATGCGCTAAAAAATTTGGGAGAGCATTCGGCAGAAGCCGAAATTGCTTTTTTCGGCGGTAGCTTTACAGCTATTAACCGGGAGCTTATGGTTTCTTTGTTGGAAGCAGCATTTGCCTATGTTCAAAACGGCAGTTTCAAAGGTATTCGCGTTTCCACCCGTCCCGATGCGATCAACGATGAGATTTTATCTCTTCTGCGCCGTTACGGAGTGACAGCAATCGAGCTTGGGGCGCAAAGTATGGACGATGAGGTTTTGCGCAAAAACTTGCGAGGGCATACCGCACAAGATGTTATCAATGCATCGCATCTTATTCAGCAGCATGATTTCGAACTGGGTTTGCAGATGATGGTGGGGCTGTATGGAGATACACCTGAAACTGCGTTGCAAACCGCGAAAAAACTGATTGCTTTACGCCCCCAAACGGTGCGCATTTATCCCACAGTAGTAATCAAACATACGATGCTGGCAGAGCTTTATGAACAGGGAGCCTATACCCCAATTTCCGTTCAGGAAGCTGTGCAAATATCGGCAAAATTGTTGGAATTATTTGAAAGCAGCGGTATTCGCGTAATCCGTCTCGGGCTTCATGCATCCGACCTGCTTGAGCACGATCTGCTTGCGGGCGGTTATCATCCCGCAATGCGTGAGCTTTGCGAGGCAGAGCTGTTTGCAAAAAGCATATTTACAGTAATCAAACAGCATAATATCCCACAAGGGGATATCTGCATTAAAATCCCCAAAGGCTGTATTTCTAAGGCAATCGGTCAGCACAAAAGTAATCTTAAAGCACTTTTAAATTGCGGTTATCGTGCAAAATTCATTGAAGACGGCACCCTGACCGGTTACAACTGCATTATCCAGCAACAGAGTAAGGAAGTGGAACATTGTATCTGA
- the smc gene encoding chromosome segregation protein SMC: MYLKALEIHGFKSFPDRTRLNFTGGLTAVVGPNGSGKSNISDALRWVLGEQSTKTLRGAKMEDVIFGGTQLRKAMGFAQVTLYIDNTEHTMPMDTDEVAITRKLYRSGDSEYKINDQNVRLKDIYELFMDTGLGRDGYSMIGQGKIAEIVSAKSGNRREIFEEAAGISKFRYRKTEAERKLLAAQENLLRLKDIMVELEDRVEPLKLQAEKAAQFVKYAQSKKTLELSIWIALLEKTKEQLRLQEDKVAASQAAHAEVEEELGAVEKSAEEIFAQISKCTVDIDELRAAIRQKEENAAEAQSQIAVYENDIFHNNSSIERISSEISEQNLTGQDIDTQIGAKQKELTSLQGEIDLRKAEMDELTGKYTQLALSEQAGIAEMESKRKQLSAVTLALSEAKVAAVTSQSVCNETQNRIEMLRQSQTEKEVKIKDLTAELYECKELCEHIDENLQGLKNASDGIQLKLKNRTEKRQELENQLRSIEFKSNEKLQKAGLLENLEQTMEGFAGSVKYIINQQKRGVIKGVHSAVSKLIEVDDSYSTAIEIALGGALQNIVVDNDEVAKRAIAMLKESRSGRATFLPISTIKGNKINENGLKEKQGFVAIASDLVRCKPIYRAIIENMLGRIVVAEDLNDAVAIAKAYNNRFRVVTLDGQLVNVGGSMTGGFTAKSAGLLSRQSEIDKLKAEAAKILQSADDVKIKLKTLVEEISALNAKLLAINSEIKTASEDKIRYESEQKRISLSLNDLTKTQEDAVIQIKRLQERLTELEDGIRNAGSRVTRLTQEQAQAEQEIAEQNSKYDEARVNREHLSEQRSRIELDILALSKDKQGIEQSIAEMAARKDGQTQRIELFQNQIAELQAKNAEITVQIEHLKQANSQLVQKTKQAQQEITSLQELRQQCEQRSTEIRVQEKDIVARKEQLARELARVEEKKFSLQGEYDSTIARMWDEYEITRSEAEVIAEPIEDMQKAQRSLSEVKSKIKALGTVNLEAIDEYEQVSQRYHFMKAQIDDVEKSRDQLNKIIYDLTMQMREMFTDSFQKINHQFGKIFVELFDGGKASLELTDESDVLEAGIEINVQPPGKLIKNLASLSGGEQAFVAIAIYFAILKVRPAPFCLLDEIEAALDDVNVAKFSQYLKRLSNKTQFVTITHRRGTMEEADVLYGVTMQEEGVSKLLQLSVSELESKLGMKDD; encoded by the coding sequence TTGTATCTGAAAGCACTTGAAATCCACGGTTTTAAATCTTTCCCTGACCGTACCCGTTTAAACTTTACCGGCGGGCTTACAGCGGTTGTAGGACCAAACGGCAGTGGCAAGAGTAACATCAGCGATGCATTGAGATGGGTTTTAGGCGAGCAGTCTACCAAAACTCTGCGTGGTGCCAAAATGGAAGACGTCATTTTCGGCGGAACACAGCTTCGCAAGGCAATGGGGTTCGCGCAAGTTACGCTTTACATAGATAACACCGAACACACCATGCCAATGGATACAGACGAAGTTGCGATTACACGCAAATTGTATCGCTCAGGGGACAGCGAATACAAAATCAACGACCAAAATGTAAGGCTTAAGGATATTTACGAGCTGTTTATGGATACCGGACTTGGCCGTGATGGCTACTCGATGATTGGGCAGGGCAAAATTGCCGAAATTGTCAGTGCTAAAAGCGGGAATCGACGTGAAATTTTCGAGGAGGCTGCAGGAATTTCAAAATTCCGCTACCGTAAAACCGAAGCAGAACGCAAGCTGCTTGCTGCACAAGAAAACTTGCTTCGCCTAAAAGATATTATGGTTGAGTTGGAAGACCGCGTTGAACCGTTGAAGCTTCAGGCAGAAAAAGCAGCGCAATTTGTAAAATATGCTCAAAGCAAAAAAACGCTCGAACTTTCCATCTGGATTGCTTTGCTGGAAAAAACCAAAGAGCAGCTGCGTTTACAAGAGGACAAGGTAGCTGCATCACAGGCGGCTCACGCTGAGGTAGAGGAAGAACTTGGGGCTGTGGAAAAAAGTGCAGAAGAAATTTTTGCGCAAATTTCAAAGTGCACAGTGGATATTGATGAACTGCGAGCTGCAATTCGTCAAAAAGAAGAAAATGCCGCCGAAGCTCAATCACAAATAGCCGTGTATGAAAATGATATTTTTCATAACAATAGCTCTATTGAGCGCATTTCCTCGGAAATATCCGAGCAAAACCTTACCGGACAAGATATAGATACACAGATTGGGGCAAAACAAAAGGAGCTTACCTCTTTACAAGGTGAGATAGACCTTCGTAAAGCCGAAATGGATGAGCTTACAGGCAAATATACTCAGCTTGCATTGTCTGAGCAGGCAGGTATCGCTGAGATGGAGAGTAAGCGCAAGCAGCTTTCAGCGGTAACCCTTGCATTGTCCGAAGCTAAGGTTGCGGCAGTTACCTCACAATCCGTGTGCAACGAAACACAAAACCGCATCGAAATGCTTCGTCAATCGCAAACGGAAAAAGAGGTTAAAATAAAAGACCTTACTGCTGAACTGTATGAATGCAAAGAGCTATGTGAACACATCGACGAAAACTTACAAGGACTAAAAAATGCATCCGATGGTATCCAGTTAAAACTAAAAAACCGCACCGAAAAACGGCAAGAGCTTGAAAACCAGCTGCGCAGTATCGAGTTTAAATCCAACGAAAAGCTGCAAAAAGCGGGCCTTCTTGAAAACTTAGAGCAAACGATGGAAGGGTTTGCAGGCAGCGTAAAATATATTATCAATCAGCAAAAGCGCGGTGTTATAAAAGGGGTGCATTCCGCGGTATCTAAGCTGATTGAAGTAGATGATTCGTACTCAACTGCAATCGAGATTGCCCTTGGCGGTGCATTGCAGAACATCGTTGTAGATAATGATGAGGTTGCAAAGCGCGCCATTGCTATGCTAAAAGAATCGCGCAGCGGCAGGGCTACTTTCCTGCCTATTTCCACCATAAAGGGCAACAAGATTAATGAAAACGGTTTAAAAGAAAAACAAGGTTTTGTCGCAATCGCGTCCGATTTGGTGAGATGCAAACCCATTTATCGTGCCATTATAGAAAATATGCTTGGCAGAATTGTTGTTGCAGAAGATTTAAACGATGCTGTAGCAATTGCAAAAGCGTATAACAACCGTTTTCGTGTGGTTACACTGGACGGTCAGCTTGTAAACGTTGGTGGCTCTATGACGGGTGGTTTTACTGCCAAAAGTGCGGGTTTGCTTAGCCGTCAATCTGAAATTGATAAACTGAAAGCCGAAGCAGCAAAAATTTTACAATCAGCCGACGATGTTAAGATTAAACTGAAAACGCTTGTCGAAGAAATTTCAGCACTCAATGCAAAGTTGCTTGCCATTAACAGCGAGATAAAAACAGCAAGTGAAGATAAAATTCGTTATGAGTCCGAACAAAAACGAATCTCTCTGTCTTTAAATGACTTAACAAAAACGCAAGAAGATGCCGTTATTCAAATAAAACGGTTGCAAGAGAGATTGACCGAGCTTGAAGACGGTATCCGCAATGCCGGCAGCAGAGTAACCCGCCTTACACAAGAACAAGCTCAGGCAGAGCAAGAAATTGCGGAACAAAATAGCAAATACGATGAAGCGCGGGTAAACCGTGAACATCTATCAGAACAGCGTTCCCGCATCGAACTAGATATCCTTGCCCTATCTAAAGATAAACAGGGGATTGAACAATCGATTGCAGAAATGGCTGCTCGCAAAGATGGGCAAACGCAGAGAATCGAACTCTTTCAAAATCAAATCGCTGAACTCCAAGCGAAGAATGCTGAGATTACAGTTCAAATCGAGCACTTAAAGCAGGCAAACAGTCAGCTGGTACAAAAAACTAAGCAGGCGCAGCAAGAAATTACATCTTTGCAAGAACTTCGCCAGCAGTGCGAGCAACGTTCTACCGAAATTCGTGTACAAGAAAAAGACATTGTTGCACGTAAAGAACAACTTGCCCGTGAACTTGCCCGCGTTGAAGAGAAAAAGTTTTCACTCCAAGGGGAATACGATAGTACCATCGCACGCATGTGGGATGAATATGAAATAACGCGCAGCGAAGCAGAGGTAATTGCCGAACCGATCGAAGACATGCAAAAAGCACAGCGGAGTTTATCTGAAGTAAAAAGTAAAATCAAGGCACTTGGTACCGTTAATTTGGAAGCGATTGATGAATACGAGCAAGTCTCACAGCGTTATCATTTTATGAAAGCGCAGATAGACGATGTTGAAAAAAGCCGTGATCAGCTTAACAAAATTATCTACGACCTTACCATGCAAATGCGCGAGATGTTTACAGACAGCTTTCAAAAAATCAATCATCAATTCGGTAAAATATTTGTGGAATTGTTTGATGGCGGAAAAGCAAGCTTAGAGCTCACAGATGAAAGTGATGTGCTGGAAGCAGGCATCGAGATTAATGTTCAGCCCCCCGGCAAGCTCATTAAAAACCTTGCATCGCTTTCGGGCGGCGAGCAGGCATTTGTTGCAATAGCAATCTATTTTGCAATTTTAAAAGTGCGCCCCGCACCGTTTTGCTTGCTCGATGAAATCGAGGCGGCACTGGATGATGTCAACGTTGCTAAATTTTCTCAATATCTCAAACGTCTGAGCAATAAAACTCAGTTTGTTACCATTACCCACCGCCGCGGCACCATGGAAGAAGCGGATGTGCTTTATGGTGTCACAATGCAGGAGGAGGGCGTATCCAAATTGCTTCAACTTTCCGTATCCGAGCTTGAGAGTAAACTCGGTATGAAGGATGATTGA
- the ftsY gene encoding signal recognition particle-docking protein FtsY, translating to MGFFQKIKEGLTKTRDSMVKNFEGMLNSFTKIDEELFEELEEILIMSDVGVSTSSTICKKLREKVKETGTTDPSEVKNLLKGIITEMMSGGEELNISTKPSVILVIGVNGVGKTTTIGKMSADLKRRGKKVLLGAADTFRAAAIEQLGVWAERAGVEMVKHTEGADPAAVVFDSITAGKARGADVILCDTAGRLHNKKNLMDELAKISRVIEREAPDCDKEVLLVLDATTGQNAVNQAKQFQAVAGLTGIVLTKLDGTARGGVVIAIKEELGIPIKYIGVGEQIDDLQPFNAADFVEALFDGNQPEAGDTR from the coding sequence ATGGGGTTTTTTCAAAAGATTAAAGAAGGTCTCACCAAAACAAGAGATTCTATGGTGAAAAACTTTGAAGGCATGTTAAACTCCTTTACAAAGATTGACGAGGAGCTTTTTGAAGAGTTGGAAGAAATATTGATTATGAGTGATGTTGGTGTTTCAACTTCTTCTACAATCTGCAAAAAACTTCGCGAAAAAGTAAAAGAAACAGGTACAACCGACCCGTCAGAAGTAAAAAATCTGCTGAAAGGCATCATCACAGAAATGATGTCCGGCGGGGAGGAACTGAACATTTCAACCAAACCGTCTGTAATTCTTGTCATCGGCGTTAATGGGGTTGGTAAAACCACCACCATCGGCAAAATGTCCGCCGACTTAAAACGCAGGGGCAAAAAAGTGTTGCTTGGTGCTGCCGATACATTCCGCGCTGCCGCAATTGAGCAGCTTGGTGTCTGGGCAGAGCGTGCAGGTGTCGAAATGGTAAAACATACAGAAGGGGCAGACCCTGCGGCTGTGGTGTTCGATTCCATTACGGCAGGTAAAGCACGCGGAGCAGATGTGATTCTCTGCGATACTGCGGGCAGACTGCACAACAAAAAAAATCTCATGGATGAGCTTGCCAAAATTTCTCGTGTAATTGAGCGTGAAGCTCCAGACTGCGACAAAGAAGTGCTGTTGGTTTTGGACGCAACGACTGGGCAAAATGCCGTCAATCAGGCAAAACAATTTCAAGCTGTGGCAGGGCTTACCGGTATTGTGCTTACTAAATTAGACGGTACTGCAAGAGGCGGCGTGGTAATTGCAATTAAAGAAGAACTCGGAATCCCCATTAAATATATTGGCGTAGGTGAACAGATAGACGACCTCCAACCGTTCAATGCCGCCGATTTTGTTGAGGCGTTGTTTGACGGCAACCAACCGGAAGCGGGGGATACCAGATGA
- a CDS encoding XTP/dITP diphosphatase — MTLIVATQNEGKVREFKRIFAPLGIIVLSSSDIELNVDVQENGSTFAENAKIKAKTIMQLCALPTIADDSGLCVDALDGAPGMFSARYAGEGATDDQRIDKLLSELRDVPDEKRTAYFVSSICCCFPNGDEITAEGICAGKIGTEKRGENGFGYDPVFMTEYGSFSEISAEQKDEISHRGKALREFYEKLKEYKENRGNEIVNE, encoded by the coding sequence ATGACGTTGATTGTTGCAACACAAAACGAAGGCAAGGTACGCGAATTCAAGCGTATTTTTGCACCGCTGGGGATTATTGTACTTTCGTCTTCGGACATCGAACTCAATGTGGATGTTCAGGAAAACGGCTCTACCTTTGCTGAGAACGCAAAGATTAAAGCAAAAACCATCATGCAGCTTTGTGCGTTGCCGACAATAGCAGATGATTCCGGTCTTTGTGTGGATGCATTGGACGGTGCACCTGGGATGTTCTCTGCACGCTATGCGGGCGAGGGCGCAACCGATGATCAGCGCATAGATAAGCTGCTTTCAGAGCTGCGAGACGTGCCTGATGAAAAGCGAACCGCATATTTTGTCAGTTCCATCTGTTGCTGTTTTCCAAATGGAGATGAAATTACAGCAGAAGGTATCTGTGCTGGAAAAATCGGTACCGAAAAGCGGGGTGAAAACGGCTTTGGATATGACCCTGTTTTTATGACTGAATATGGCAGCTTTTCTGAAATATCTGCTGAACAGAAGGATGAAATCAGCCATCGAGGCAAGGCGTTAAGAGAATTCTACGAAAAACTCAAAGAATACAAAGAAAATAGAGGGAATGAAATTGTTAACGAGTAA
- a CDS encoding YhbY family RNA-binding protein: MLTSKQRANLRSHANQMETILQVGKGGIADALLKQVDDALTARELIKMRVLETAPSFARETAQELAEKTNSEVIQVIGTRFVLYRKNPKKPIYDPDK, encoded by the coding sequence TTGTTAACGAGTAAACAAAGGGCGAATCTTCGCTCACACGCAAACCAGATGGAAACCATTCTTCAAGTTGGCAAAGGCGGCATTGCCGATGCACTTCTCAAGCAAGTTGATGACGCACTGACCGCACGTGAACTGATTAAAATGCGCGTGCTAGAAACGGCTCCTTCTTTTGCCCGCGAAACAGCGCAGGAACTTGCTGAAAAAACAAATTCCGAGGTCATTCAGGTGATTGGTACACGTTTTGTTTTGTACCGTAAAAATCCCAAAAAACCAATCTACGACCCTGACAAATAA
- the nadD gene encoding nicotinate (nicotinamide) nucleotide adenylyltransferase codes for MQKILVFGGTFNPIHLGHIHLYRHFADKLQVDKVLIVPAKIPPHKQPRELASGKHRIAMCKLAVEDDPRVVISDIELCRNAISFTVDTLVQIKNCFKNAQLYFVVGSDMFFTLDLWREPQKIMELATICALARKQNEYDALLQKQRQLQSKYNGSFIIDNADVLDISSTQLRRMMKEKKNLSFYLPAAVIQYIKTNGLYETDEI; via the coding sequence TTGCAAAAGATACTTGTTTTCGGTGGCACATTTAACCCTATTCATTTGGGGCATATCCACCTGTACCGCCATTTTGCCGACAAGCTTCAGGTAGACAAGGTACTCATAGTTCCTGCAAAAATACCGCCCCATAAACAACCGCGTGAGTTGGCAAGCGGAAAGCACAGAATCGCAATGTGCAAGCTTGCTGTTGAAGATGACCCGCGTGTTGTCATCAGCGATATTGAGCTTTGCCGTAACGCAATCAGCTTTACGGTAGATACGCTTGTGCAGATCAAAAATTGCTTTAAAAATGCACAACTGTACTTTGTGGTAGGTTCGGATATGTTTTTTACTTTAGATCTTTGGCGCGAACCTCAAAAGATTATGGAGCTTGCCACGATTTGTGCGCTTGCACGCAAGCAAAATGAATATGACGCACTATTACAAAAACAACGTCAACTGCAAAGCAAATACAACGGAAGTTTTATTATCGATAACGCAGATGTTTTGGATATTTCATCAACTCAGCTGCGCCGTATGATGAAAGAAAAGAAAAATCTCAGCTTTTACTTGCCTGCAGCAGTCATCCAATACATTAAAACGAATGGACTGTATGAAACAGATGAAATATGA
- the yqeK gene encoding bis(5'-nucleosyl)-tetraphosphatase (symmetrical) YqeK produces MKQMKYDFEQTKQLLKQRLSEKRYEHSLAVAETAVKLAQIYDENQSKAYFAGLIHDICKDEAKEEQLQRIKSSDIIWDDKALKQPLLWHAMAGSIFIQDALNVTDEDIINAVRYHTSARAGMSKLEKIVYLADLTSADREYGDVEKMRALSKASLEKAMLYAMQYIISDLVAHKSPIVNDTMEAYNEFIM; encoded by the coding sequence ATGAAACAGATGAAATATGATTTTGAACAGACCAAACAGCTGCTTAAGCAGCGCCTGAGTGAAAAACGTTATGAACATAGCCTTGCAGTTGCCGAAACGGCTGTAAAGCTTGCACAAATATATGACGAAAATCAAAGCAAAGCATATTTTGCCGGGCTGATACACGATATTTGCAAAGATGAGGCAAAGGAAGAGCAGTTGCAAAGAATAAAGAGTTCTGATATAATTTGGGACGATAAGGCGTTAAAGCAACCCTTACTTTGGCATGCCATGGCTGGCAGCATTTTCATTCAGGATGCATTAAATGTAACAGACGAGGATATTATAAATGCAGTACGCTATCACACCAGCGCCCGCGCAGGCATGAGTAAATTAGAAAAGATTGTATATCTTGCCGATCTCACTTCAGCCGACCGTGAATACGGTGATGTCGAAAAAATGCGTGCATTGTCAAAAGCTTCGCTCGAAAAAGCAATGCTTTATGCTATGCAGTATATTATCAGTGATCTTGTTGCACATAAATCACCAATTGTGAATGACACCATGGAAGCATATAATGAGTTTATTATGTAG
- a CDS encoding LCP family protein — translation MSKLSTKIKILIAVCALSIAVLIPIIVWSITRGNAPQPSSSVPQEESNSKSELEFEPVSEDSINVLVCGLDDAAGLTDVIMVVNFDVKSGKVNILQIPRDTYVGENYKTGKINQVYATHENEKEPIQGLIKVINEQMSLPIDHYATITLSAFRDIVDALGGVTIEIPQRMNYLPGKVLEKGQQHLDGEKAEWFVRFRSGYASGDIGRVNARELIIKALIQAVRDKGRAGMVMLATQNFTKIKTDIPLMQALSLANEAFKVKNEDIQLFTLEGIGKMYNGYAVYEAQKDKLIELLNQYFRPYSEQVNDISIAQVPAYVPPYNPSEESSQSEEIDSSAESEAEGEQSEYEWEENSSDTQSDNQYNADDSVGDFPTD, via the coding sequence GTGTCAAAATTGTCAACAAAAATCAAAATTTTAATTGCAGTATGTGCTTTATCTATCGCTGTTCTTATTCCCATAATTGTTTGGAGTATTACAAGAGGCAATGCGCCGCAGCCATCAAGCAGTGTTCCGCAGGAAGAATCTAACTCCAAGTCAGAACTGGAATTTGAACCTGTTTCAGAGGATTCCATCAATGTTTTGGTGTGCGGTTTGGACGATGCAGCAGGGCTTACCGATGTAATTATGGTGGTAAACTTTGATGTTAAAAGCGGTAAGGTAAATATCCTGCAAATCCCCCGCGATACTTATGTAGGTGAAAACTATAAAACAGGTAAAATCAATCAAGTTTACGCCACGCATGAAAATGAAAAAGAGCCTATCCAAGGTTTGATAAAAGTGATTAATGAGCAAATGAGCTTGCCCATCGACCATTATGCAACCATTACACTTTCGGCATTTCGCGATATTGTGGATGCACTGGGCGGTGTCACTATCGAAATTCCTCAGCGTATGAATTACCTGCCCGGTAAAGTATTGGAAAAGGGGCAGCAGCACCTTGATGGTGAAAAGGCAGAGTGGTTTGTGCGTTTTCGCTCGGGGTATGCTTCGGGCGATATCGGCAGAGTGAATGCCCGCGAACTTATTATTAAAGCACTCATTCAGGCGGTTCGAGACAAAGGCAGAGCGGGCATGGTTATGCTTGCTACCCAAAATTTTACAAAAATAAAAACTGATATTCCATTAATGCAGGCCCTTTCTTTGGCAAATGAAGCGTTTAAAGTAAAAAACGAAGATATACAGCTATTCACCCTTGAGGGTATCGGCAAAATGTACAACGGTTATGCCGTGTACGAAGCCCAAAAAGATAAGCTTATCGAGCTTTTAAACCAGTATTTCCGCCCGTACAGCGAGCAGGTCAATGATATCAGCATTGCTCAGGTACCTGCTTATGTTCCGCCCTATAATCCTTCAGAAGAATCCTCTCAGTCTGAAGAAATCGATTCAAGTGCCGAATCTGAAGCAGAGGGTGAACAATCAGAGTACGAATGGGAAGAAAATTCATCTGATACTCAATCCGATAATCAATATAATGCCGATGATTCAGTCGGCGATTTCCCAACAGATTAA